One window of Brevibacterium pigmentatum genomic DNA carries:
- a CDS encoding tripartite tricarboxylate transporter permease — protein MDALMSLFEGFTHALTPMNLLWVLVGCFLGTAVGVLPGLGSSMAVALLLPMTFALDPTGAFIMFAGVYFGGLFGDSTMAILMNTPGQASAIASTFEGHKMAKAGRAPQALATAAIGAFIGGFISCFLVVFVAPALADLSTSFGPAEFFALALFAFVATSSVVADSVLKGLTALVLGIGITVIGIDSVSGTERFTLGVPELFDGVSLVTVTVGVLALGEVFFIASRIRRQTKDNTINSSGRPFLSRREVGEALPAWLRGTAIGLPFGVIPVGGADVPTFMAYGLERKLDSRRKDPQFGKGAIRGLAAPEAAGSATTGIAMGALLALGLPISATAAIMLAAFRQYGIQPGPLLFDRSPELVWGLLASFFVAMIVLLIINLPFAPLWAKLLKIPDPYLYGGIAVFCGLGIYATSASTFELLILLGIGVLSFVLKRYGVPLAPLMIGMVLGPLAESNLRDSLLASGGDASTLVSSPITIVIYLVLIAALIYTGVGRVLARKRQKQAMSGASNSTESISL, from the coding sequence ATGGACGCCCTCATGTCCCTCTTCGAAGGGTTCACACACGCTCTGACGCCGATGAACCTGCTGTGGGTCCTCGTCGGCTGCTTCCTCGGCACCGCCGTCGGTGTGCTGCCGGGCCTCGGGTCGTCGATGGCCGTGGCACTGCTGCTGCCGATGACCTTTGCGCTGGACCCCACGGGTGCATTCATCATGTTCGCCGGTGTCTACTTCGGTGGGCTCTTCGGCGACTCGACGATGGCCATCCTCATGAACACCCCGGGTCAGGCCTCTGCGATCGCCTCGACGTTCGAAGGCCACAAGATGGCCAAGGCCGGGCGAGCCCCACAGGCTCTGGCCACCGCCGCGATCGGCGCGTTCATCGGCGGGTTCATCTCCTGTTTCCTCGTCGTCTTCGTCGCCCCGGCTCTGGCCGACCTGTCGACGAGCTTCGGCCCGGCCGAGTTCTTCGCACTCGCGCTCTTCGCCTTCGTCGCCACCTCCTCGGTGGTCGCCGATTCGGTGCTCAAGGGTCTCACGGCTCTGGTGCTGGGTATCGGCATCACCGTCATCGGTATCGACTCGGTCTCGGGTACAGAGCGGTTCACGCTCGGAGTCCCCGAGCTCTTCGACGGAGTCTCCCTGGTCACGGTGACCGTGGGTGTGCTCGCCCTCGGGGAGGTGTTCTTCATCGCCTCCCGCATCCGCCGTCAGACCAAGGACAACACGATCAATTCCTCGGGTCGCCCGTTCCTCTCCCGCAGGGAGGTCGGCGAAGCGCTGCCGGCATGGCTGCGCGGAACCGCGATCGGTCTGCCCTTCGGCGTCATCCCCGTCGGCGGTGCCGATGTTCCGACGTTCATGGCCTACGGGCTGGAGCGCAAGCTCGATTCCCGCCGGAAGGATCCGCAGTTCGGCAAGGGTGCGATCCGTGGTCTTGCCGCCCCCGAGGCGGCCGGATCGGCGACGACGGGCATCGCCATGGGTGCCCTGCTGGCTCTGGGTCTGCCGATCTCGGCGACGGCGGCGATCATGCTCGCCGCCTTCCGTCAGTACGGCATCCAGCCCGGTCCGCTGCTCTTCGACCGTTCCCCCGAGTTGGTCTGGGGTCTGCTGGCGAGCTTCTTCGTCGCAATGATCGTCCTGCTCATCATCAACCTGCCGTTCGCTCCGCTGTGGGCGAAGCTGCTGAAGATCCCGGACCCGTATCTTTACGGCGGCATCGCCGTCTTCTGCGGACTGGGCATCTACGCGACTTCCGCCTCGACGTTCGAGCTGCTCATCCTCTTGGGAATCGGTGTGCTGAGCTTCGTGCTCAAGCGCTACGGTGTGCCGCTGGCTCCGCTGATGATCGGCATGGTGCTCGGTCCCCTGGCCGAGTCGAACCTCCGCGATTCGCTGCTGGCCTCCGGCGGTGATGCGTCGACGCTCGTGTCCTCGCCGATCACGATCGTCATCTACCTCGTGCTCATCGCAGCGCTGATCTACACCGGAGTTGGCCGAGTGCTGGCCCGCAAGCGCCAGAAGCAGGCGATGTCAGGAGCATCGAACTCCACAGAGTCGATCAGCCTCTGA
- a CDS encoding tripartite tricarboxylate transporter TctB family protein: MSAQTTANTERTGHLGAGTWWQGRSGLVVPLIMGAFSTYLLVGILTMEVPADADKPGPQFFPTIIMLVGYALTILLVIAYIRNPEPVDVDDELPAAAEEDKAFSTPVTSAVAASRLSPHEDDEPEKDRAALAAARKADAKHRTHSDFVSLAWGAGGFAAFALLLEFAGWIIAAALLFWCVARSMGSKKPLFDLTLALTFSSLVYIAFAVMLGLNLPSGILGGGF; the protein is encoded by the coding sequence GTGAGCGCACAGACGACCGCGAACACGGAACGGACGGGCCACCTCGGCGCGGGCACCTGGTGGCAGGGACGGTCGGGACTCGTCGTTCCCCTCATCATGGGGGCGTTCTCGACCTATCTGCTCGTCGGCATCCTCACCATGGAGGTGCCTGCGGATGCGGACAAACCGGGTCCACAGTTCTTCCCGACGATCATCATGCTCGTCGGCTACGCGCTGACGATCCTGCTGGTCATCGCCTACATCCGCAATCCCGAACCCGTCGACGTCGATGACGAGCTCCCGGCCGCAGCCGAGGAGGACAAGGCGTTCTCGACTCCGGTCACCTCTGCGGTCGCGGCCTCTCGACTCTCCCCTCACGAGGACGACGAGCCGGAAAAGGATCGTGCAGCTCTGGCCGCTGCGCGCAAGGCCGATGCGAAGCATCGCACGCACAGTGACTTCGTATCGCTGGCCTGGGGCGCCGGAGGCTTCGCGGCGTTCGCGCTTCTCCTCGAGTTCGCCGGGTGGATCATCGCGGCAGCGCTTCTGTTCTGGTGCGTGGCTCGGTCGATGGGCTCGAAGAAGCCGCTGTTCGACCTCACTCTGGCACTGACGTTCTCGTCCCTGGTCTACATCGCCTTCGCGGTGATGCTGGGACTCAATCTTCCTTCGGGAATTCTGGGAGGTGGCTTCTGA
- a CDS encoding MFS transporter, translated as MTTTLTPQLRAGRREWAGLAVLMIPVLLISIDNTVLGFAIPAISTGLHPTGTQLLWIVDIYALMLAGLLVAMGSLGDRVGRRRLLIIGSAGFGAASLFAAFSTTAEMLILARALLGIFGATLMPSTLSLIRNIFDHDKDRRIAIATWAAMFSGGAALGPILGGFLLEHFHWSSVFFINLPLIALFIPAAAILLPESRDPNPGRFDPFSIILSMLALAPLVFAIKHSLASGADFLFWLSLSVAIVAGASFVLRQLATPNPMLDVRLFANSVFTSAVVSNLLSVMGLAGFLYFGTQLLQLVLGLSPIDAALVLIPGLITSVAAGYLAVPLISRFEPRVIVPCALALNAVGMGIIAFTSEHSVVGMLLAFLILGIGLGTAEVITNDLILAAVPARKAGAASAISETAYEFGSVMGTTALGGLSTFMYGSALQSAIGDKADNAQFDTLGSALEYASGLSAAAGERITEAAVNAFDFGVQWAAGAAVVLVVIAAVLTSIGLKGAGRLLSGASASSDR; from the coding sequence ATGACGACGACACTGACTCCACAGCTGCGTGCCGGCCGGCGCGAATGGGCCGGACTCGCGGTGCTCATGATCCCCGTGCTGCTGATCTCGATCGACAACACGGTCCTCGGCTTCGCGATCCCGGCAATCAGCACCGGCCTGCATCCGACGGGCACGCAGCTGCTGTGGATCGTCGACATCTACGCGCTCATGCTCGCGGGTCTGCTGGTGGCCATGGGCAGTCTTGGCGATCGGGTCGGACGTCGCAGACTGCTCATCATCGGATCTGCCGGATTCGGTGCGGCGTCACTGTTCGCGGCGTTCTCCACCACGGCCGAGATGCTCATCCTCGCCCGTGCCCTGCTGGGCATCTTCGGCGCCACCCTCATGCCCTCGACGCTGTCGCTTATCCGCAATATCTTCGACCATGACAAGGACCGTCGCATCGCGATCGCCACCTGGGCTGCGATGTTCTCCGGTGGTGCCGCTTTGGGGCCGATCCTCGGCGGTTTTCTGCTCGAGCACTTCCACTGGAGCTCGGTCTTCTTCATCAACCTGCCGCTCATCGCGCTCTTCATCCCGGCGGCCGCCATTCTGCTGCCCGAATCGCGCGACCCGAACCCGGGTCGCTTCGACCCGTTCTCCATCATCCTGTCGATGCTCGCCCTCGCACCGCTCGTCTTCGCCATCAAACACAGCCTGGCTTCGGGTGCGGACTTCCTCTTCTGGCTGAGCCTTTCGGTGGCGATCGTCGCTGGAGCCAGCTTCGTGCTCCGCCAGCTCGCCACACCGAACCCGATGCTCGACGTCCGCCTGTTCGCGAACTCGGTGTTCACCTCGGCGGTGGTGTCGAACCTGCTGAGCGTCATGGGACTGGCTGGGTTCCTCTACTTCGGCACCCAGCTGCTCCAGCTCGTGCTCGGACTCTCTCCGATCGACGCCGCCCTTGTGCTCATCCCGGGTCTGATCACCTCGGTTGCGGCCGGCTACCTCGCTGTGCCGCTCATCTCCCGCTTCGAACCGCGCGTCATCGTTCCCTGCGCGCTCGCGCTCAACGCCGTCGGCATGGGCATCATCGCCTTCACCTCCGAGCACTCCGTGGTGGGAATGCTGTTGGCGTTCCTCATCCTCGGCATCGGGCTCGGCACCGCCGAGGTCATCACGAACGACCTCATCCTCGCCGCGGTCCCCGCTCGCAAGGCCGGAGCCGCCTCGGCGATTTCGGAAACCGCCTACGAGTTCGGTTCCGTTATGGGCACGACCGCCCTCGGCGGGCTCTCGACCTTCATGTACGGCTCCGCGCTGCAGTCGGCGATCGGGGACAAAGCGGACAACGCTCAGTTCGATACGCTCGGCTCCGCCCTCGAGTACGCGTCCGGTCTGAGCGCAGCGGCAGGTGAGCGAATCACCGAGGCGGCTGTGAACGCTTTCGACTTCGGCGTGCAGTGGGCGGCCGGTGCGGCCGTCGTCCTCGTTGTCATCGCCGCCGTGCTCACCAGCATCGGCCTCAAAGGGGCTGGGCGACTCCTGTCGGGAGCCAGCGCCAGTTCCGACCGCTGA
- a CDS encoding Bug family tripartite tricarboxylate transporter substrate binding protein, which produces MPKAPPPEDSVSESSHPSRRTFGRIAYGSIALAAIGTATTYSVKAASAKGDLSSNLTLIAPAGAGGGWDGFARETQQAMRVERLANNAQVVNIPGAGGTIGLGKFSTMHGQADTILATGTAMVGGIALNKSPVGFDNTTLLARVAEDYDVLIAAADSPHNTIDDVIGAWKKDPKGFVWTGGSAGSVDHLTIAQLALLGGISASDITYIPKSGGGEAIQTLLSGTTDFASCGFNEVSDQIDAGRVKAIGVAAPERIKGFEDVPTMSEQGYKVTLTNWRGWLGAPDITGDESAQLLDVLTKTRDSAAWKDALDRNKWTDVWQTGEEFAEFIKEDTSRVEKLLKELGL; this is translated from the coding sequence GTGCCAAAGGCGCCACCTCCCGAGGATTCCGTGTCGGAATCCTCTCATCCTTCGCGACGAACCTTCGGTCGCATCGCCTACGGGTCGATCGCCCTGGCGGCGATCGGAACGGCGACGACCTACTCGGTCAAGGCCGCCTCGGCGAAGGGTGACCTGTCATCGAATCTCACCCTCATCGCTCCGGCCGGCGCCGGCGGCGGTTGGGACGGGTTTGCCCGCGAGACCCAGCAGGCCATGCGCGTCGAGCGGCTCGCGAACAACGCCCAGGTCGTCAATATCCCGGGTGCCGGCGGCACCATCGGGCTCGGCAAGTTCTCGACCATGCACGGTCAGGCGGACACGATCCTGGCCACCGGCACCGCTATGGTCGGCGGAATCGCGCTGAACAAGTCACCGGTCGGCTTTGACAACACGACGCTGCTCGCCCGAGTGGCCGAGGACTATGACGTGCTCATCGCCGCCGCCGATTCCCCGCACAACACGATCGACGATGTCATCGGTGCGTGGAAGAAGGATCCGAAGGGATTCGTGTGGACGGGCGGCTCAGCCGGCTCGGTCGACCATCTGACCATCGCTCAGCTGGCGCTGCTCGGCGGGATCTCCGCCTCGGACATCACCTACATTCCGAAGTCCGGCGGCGGTGAGGCCATCCAGACTCTGCTCTCGGGCACCACAGATTTCGCCTCCTGCGGTTTCAACGAGGTCTCCGACCAGATCGATGCCGGACGCGTCAAAGCCATCGGCGTCGCCGCCCCGGAGCGGATCAAGGGCTTCGAGGATGTGCCGACCATGTCCGAACAGGGCTACAAGGTCACGCTGACGAACTGGCGCGGCTGGCTCGGAGCACCGGACATCACCGGCGACGAGTCCGCTCAGCTGCTCGACGTGCTGACGAAGACCCGCGACAGCGCCGCATGGAAGGACGCCCTCGATCGGAACAAGTGGACCGACGTGTGGCAGACCGGCGAGGAATTCGCCGAGTTCATCAAGGAGGACACCTCACGGGTGGAGAAGCTGCTGAAGGAGCTGGGACTGTGA
- a CDS encoding ABC transporter ATP-binding protein translates to MLKIDNISKTFFPGTVNERKALQGLSLELDESDFVTVIGSNGAGKSTLLNTISGRLPIDSGSITIDGAEVSRMPEYKRARYLGRVFQDPMAGTAPDLTIEQNLSLALKRGKPRGLGRGTTSERREHFKEELATLELGLENRLKTKVGLLSGGQRQALSLLMAGFTQPRILLLDEHTAALDPQRAALVSALTKKIVEADGLTTLMVTHNMEQAIALGNRLIMMHEGRIIYQASAEEKKDLTVETLLGEFSKLKGATLGDRALLN, encoded by the coding sequence ATGCTCAAGATCGACAACATCTCCAAAACCTTCTTCCCCGGCACCGTCAATGAACGCAAGGCGCTGCAGGGGCTCTCGCTCGAGCTCGACGAATCCGACTTCGTCACCGTCATCGGCTCCAACGGCGCCGGAAAGTCGACGCTGCTCAACACCATCTCCGGCCGCCTGCCCATCGACTCCGGTTCGATCACCATCGACGGCGCAGAGGTGTCGCGGATGCCCGAATACAAGCGGGCGAGATACTTGGGCCGAGTCTTCCAGGACCCGATGGCCGGCACCGCTCCGGACCTCACGATCGAGCAGAACCTCTCGCTCGCTCTCAAGCGCGGAAAGCCGCGCGGACTCGGGCGGGGGACCACCTCGGAGCGACGCGAACACTTCAAGGAGGAGCTGGCCACTCTCGAGCTGGGGCTGGAGAACCGGCTGAAGACGAAGGTCGGGCTGCTCTCCGGTGGTCAGCGACAGGCACTGAGCCTGCTCATGGCCGGATTCACTCAGCCGCGGATCCTGCTGCTCGATGAGCACACCGCCGCACTCGACCCGCAGCGTGCGGCCCTGGTGTCGGCGCTGACGAAGAAGATCGTCGAAGCCGACGGGCTGACCACGCTCATGGTCACGCACAACATGGAGCAGGCGATCGCACTGGGCAACCGGCTGATCATGATGCACGAGGGACGGATCATCTACCAGGCTTCGGCCGAAGAGAAGAAGGACCTGACCGTCGAAACCCTGCTCGGTGAATTCTCAAAACTCAAGGGAGCGACTCTGGGCGACCGAGCACTGCTCAACTGA
- a CDS encoding ABC transporter substrate-binding protein produces MRLRKVATAMVAVGSILAVSACGGGEGGGGEGDSFSIGVSQLVQHPALDAATEGFKKSFEDAGVDVEWDVQNAQGEQANATSIAQQFASDDFDLVLAVATPAAQAAAQAISDKPVLFTAVTDAEEAGLVDSNDKPGGNVTGTSDLNPVEEQLKLVKDVKPDAKTVGIVYSSGEVNSQVQVDLAKKAAKDLDVKIKEATIANSGELAQAVDSLGKVDAYYVPTDNNVVSAVSTMVQAAEKNKALLVGSEAGQVESGAAITRGIDYTKLGEQTGEMALKVLQDGKKPAEMPVETSSNLELVVNPKAAKAQGVEIPKKLVDEADKVIE; encoded by the coding sequence ATGCGTCTCAGGAAAGTGGCCACAGCAATGGTGGCAGTCGGTTCGATTCTTGCGGTTTCGGCCTGCGGCGGCGGTGAGGGCGGCGGCGGTGAAGGCGATTCGTTCTCTATCGGCGTCTCGCAGCTCGTGCAGCACCCGGCGCTCGACGCCGCCACCGAAGGCTTCAAGAAGTCCTTCGAGGACGCCGGCGTCGACGTCGAATGGGATGTGCAGAACGCCCAGGGCGAACAGGCCAATGCGACCTCGATCGCCCAGCAGTTCGCCAGCGACGATTTCGATCTCGTGCTCGCCGTCGCCACCCCGGCCGCTCAGGCGGCGGCTCAGGCGATCTCCGACAAGCCCGTGCTCTTCACCGCCGTCACCGACGCCGAGGAAGCCGGACTCGTCGATTCCAACGACAAGCCCGGCGGAAACGTCACCGGCACCTCCGACCTCAACCCGGTCGAAGAGCAGCTGAAGCTGGTCAAGGACGTCAAGCCCGATGCGAAGACCGTCGGCATCGTCTACAGCTCCGGTGAGGTCAACTCGCAGGTGCAGGTCGATCTCGCGAAGAAGGCCGCGAAGGACCTCGACGTGAAGATCAAGGAAGCCACGATCGCGAACTCGGGCGAACTCGCTCAGGCCGTGGACTCGCTCGGCAAGGTCGACGCCTACTACGTGCCCACCGACAACAACGTGGTCTCGGCAGTGTCGACCATGGTCCAGGCGGCGGAGAAGAACAAGGCTCTGCTCGTCGGATCGGAAGCCGGCCAGGTCGAATCCGGTGCGGCGATCACCCGCGGCATCGACTACACGAAGCTCGGCGAACAGACCGGCGAGATGGCTCTGAAGGTCCTCCAGGATGGAAAGAAGCCCGCCGAGATGCCCGTCGAGACCAGCTCGAACCTCGAGCTCGTCGTCAACCCGAAGGCCGCCAAGGCCCAGGGCGTCGAGATTCCTAAGAAGCTCGTCGACGAAGCCGACAAGGTCATCGAGTGA
- a CDS encoding S9 family peptidase produces the protein MSRTSGNDSATSTTATPTSAPVAKKVPFERTHHGHTFIDDYEWMREKESPEVIAHLEAENAWTSAQTAHLEGLQNSIFTEIKTRIKETDMSVPNRRGDYWYFSRTKAGLDYGISVRIPISESDDWTPPEVGEEPLSGEEVVFDSNIAAEGQEFFSLGSFSLSDDGSRLLYGVDTTGDERYTLRVRDLITGDDLADTIDGTFAGASLDPSGRYVFYTTVDDAWRPEKVWRHVVGTDSSDDVCIFHEPDERFFVGSGFSRSGRMMFVVTGSKTTTGYWAIGADDLEAEPQEIWPRVDGVEYNVEHAVIGGEDRFLITHNRNRADFDLVDVPVADPTAPGRDVIVTESGAGTDGELRIDDLRIEDVDAFADFIVLSYRRGGFARVGIIRLGDSSSPFGPLQELPFGRETGSLYVGNNPEFEQASIRLHFTSMSTPAVIYSHRVADGTDTVLKRQPVLGSVDLDDYTETLLWAKAADGTDIPISVVCRRDLHRFDASAASATDGSGDGADETNGGVASAKGEPAPLLLYGYGSYEASMDPYFSVSRLSLLDRGVVFAIAHVRGGGEMGRHWYDQGKTTAKKNTFTDFIDVARHLIDTGWTSPDRLVASGGSAGGLLMGAIANMAPELFAGISAEVPFVDALTSILMPELPLTVIEWEEWGDPLHDPEVYEYMRSYSPYENVTEAAYPQILAVTSLNDTRVLYVEPAKWVARLREVGANALLKTEMVAGHGGASGRYDAWKEIAFEYAWILDVLGRSDIEIEA, from the coding sequence ATGAGCAGAACTTCCGGCAACGACTCCGCAACCTCGACGACCGCGACTCCGACCTCGGCACCGGTGGCGAAGAAGGTCCCATTCGAGCGCACTCATCACGGCCACACTTTCATCGACGACTACGAATGGATGCGTGAGAAGGAGTCGCCCGAGGTCATCGCCCACCTCGAAGCGGAGAACGCCTGGACGAGCGCACAGACTGCTCACCTCGAAGGCCTGCAGAACTCGATCTTCACCGAGATCAAGACGCGCATCAAAGAGACCGACATGTCTGTGCCCAACCGGCGCGGGGACTATTGGTACTTCTCCCGCACGAAGGCCGGACTCGACTACGGCATCAGCGTCCGGATCCCCATCTCCGAATCTGATGACTGGACCCCGCCGGAGGTCGGCGAAGAACCGCTGTCCGGTGAAGAGGTCGTCTTCGACTCGAACATTGCTGCCGAGGGGCAGGAGTTCTTCTCCCTCGGCTCGTTCTCACTCTCCGACGACGGCAGCCGACTCCTCTACGGCGTCGATACCACCGGCGATGAACGCTATACACTCCGCGTCCGCGACCTCATCACGGGAGACGATCTCGCCGACACGATCGACGGCACCTTTGCCGGAGCCTCGCTCGACCCGAGCGGACGCTACGTCTTCTACACCACCGTCGACGACGCTTGGCGACCGGAGAAAGTGTGGCGCCACGTCGTCGGCACCGACAGCAGCGACGATGTGTGCATCTTTCATGAACCCGATGAGCGCTTCTTCGTCGGATCGGGCTTCTCACGCTCGGGGCGGATGATGTTCGTGGTCACCGGATCGAAGACGACGACCGGATACTGGGCCATCGGCGCGGACGACCTCGAAGCCGAACCGCAGGAGATCTGGCCCCGGGTCGACGGAGTCGAATACAACGTCGAACACGCCGTCATCGGCGGTGAAGACCGATTCCTCATCACCCACAATCGCAACCGCGCCGACTTCGACCTCGTCGACGTTCCCGTCGCCGACCCGACCGCACCCGGCCGCGACGTCATCGTCACCGAATCCGGTGCAGGCACTGACGGCGAGCTGCGCATCGACGACCTGCGGATCGAAGACGTCGACGCCTTCGCCGACTTCATCGTGCTCAGCTACCGTCGCGGCGGCTTCGCACGCGTCGGCATCATTCGCTTGGGGGACTCCTCCTCTCCGTTCGGTCCGCTGCAGGAGCTGCCCTTCGGCCGGGAGACCGGGTCACTCTACGTGGGCAACAACCCCGAGTTCGAGCAGGCGAGCATCCGACTGCATTTCACCTCCATGTCCACACCCGCCGTGATCTATTCCCACAGGGTCGCAGACGGCACTGACACGGTTCTCAAACGTCAGCCCGTCCTCGGATCGGTCGACCTGGACGACTACACCGAAACCCTCCTATGGGCGAAGGCCGCAGACGGCACCGACATCCCGATCTCGGTCGTCTGCCGCAGGGATCTTCACCGATTCGACGCCAGCGCCGCCTCGGCCACGGACGGGTCAGGCGACGGCGCGGACGAGACGAACGGTGGGGTCGCCTCGGCGAAGGGGGAGCCGGCGCCGCTGCTCCTCTACGGATACGGCTCCTACGAAGCGAGCATGGACCCGTATTTCTCGGTCTCGCGGCTGTCGCTGCTCGACCGCGGCGTCGTCTTCGCCATCGCCCACGTGCGCGGCGGCGGAGAAATGGGCCGACACTGGTACGACCAGGGCAAGACCACGGCGAAGAAGAACACGTTCACCGACTTCATCGACGTCGCCCGCCACCTCATCGACACCGGATGGACGAGCCCGGACCGGCTCGTGGCCAGCGGCGGATCGGCCGGCGGACTGCTCATGGGCGCGATTGCGAATATGGCGCCTGAGCTCTTCGCCGGAATCAGCGCCGAAGTGCCCTTCGTCGACGCGCTCACCTCGATCCTCATGCCCGAGCTGCCGCTGACCGTCATCGAATGGGAGGAGTGGGGCGACCCGCTCCATGATCCGGAAGTCTACGAGTACATGCGCTCGTACTCTCCGTACGAAAACGTCACCGAGGCGGCTTACCCGCAGATCTTGGCCGTGACCTCGCTCAACGACACCCGAGTCCTCTACGTCGAACCCGCGAAATGGGTCGCCCGACTCCGCGAGGTCGGTGCGAACGCCCTGCTCAAGACCGAAATGGTCGCCGGGCACGGGGGAGCCTCCGGGCGGTATGACGCCTGGAAGGAGATCGCCTTCGAGTACGCATGGATCCTCGATGTGCTGGGACGATCGGATATCGAAATCGAGGCCTGA
- a CDS encoding ABC transporter permease, which translates to MFGALELGLIYGAMALGVYLTFKVLNFPDLTVDGSFTTGGATAASLIIAGVNPFLATAAAIGAGLIAGYITGLLHTKGGIDGLLAGILTMIGLWSINLRIMGKANLPLLREDTVFTPLRENMLMGGWASIAILLVFALILKFAIDWFLTTDLGLAIQATGNNKEMIRSLGVNTDNSTMLTLALSNGFVALCGALIAQYQGFSDISMGIGLILVGLASVILGQAVFGSRNIFMASLGALLGSVVYRLIIFLALRAGLDTNDMKLTTALLVVIALLLPRWGFLKRIPSLRGRGNRAAASVPEGTTDMKDPAEVADIPAGATGARSGKEI; encoded by the coding sequence ATGTTCGGAGCATTGGAGCTCGGGCTCATCTACGGCGCGATGGCGCTCGGGGTCTATCTGACCTTCAAGGTCCTCAACTTCCCCGACCTCACCGTCGACGGAAGCTTCACCACGGGCGGCGCCACCGCAGCCTCCCTCATCATCGCCGGGGTCAACCCCTTCCTGGCCACGGCCGCTGCCATCGGCGCCGGACTCATCGCCGGCTACATCACCGGCCTGCTCCACACGAAGGGCGGCATCGACGGACTGCTCGCCGGCATCCTCACGATGATCGGCCTGTGGTCGATCAACCTGAGGATCATGGGGAAGGCGAACCTGCCGCTCCTGCGAGAAGACACCGTGTTCACCCCGCTGCGCGAGAACATGCTCATGGGCGGCTGGGCATCGATCGCGATCCTGCTCGTGTTCGCCCTCATCCTCAAGTTCGCCATCGACTGGTTCCTCACCACCGATCTCGGACTGGCCATCCAGGCCACCGGCAACAACAAAGAGATGATCCGCAGCCTCGGCGTCAATACCGACAATTCGACGATGCTCACCCTGGCCCTGTCGAACGGATTCGTCGCCCTCTGCGGCGCACTCATCGCCCAGTACCAGGGATTCTCCGATATCAGCATGGGCATCGGCCTCATCCTCGTCGGACTCGCCTCGGTCATCCTCGGCCAGGCAGTGTTCGGCAGCCGCAACATCTTCATGGCCAGCCTCGGAGCACTCCTCGGGTCGGTCGTCTACCGACTCATCATCTTCCTCGCCCTGCGTGCGGGCCTGGACACGAACGATATGAAGCTGACAACCGCGCTGCTCGTCGTCATCGCACTGCTGCTGCCCAGATGGGGATTCCTCAAGCGGATTCCCTCGCTTCGCGGGCGCGGAAACCGCGCGGCCGCCTCGGTGCCGGAGGGGACGACCGATATGAAGGACCCGGCCGAAGTCGCCGACATCCCCGCCGGTGCGACCGGCGCTCGATCCGGGAAGGAGATCTGA
- a CDS encoding TetR/AcrR family transcriptional regulator, translated as MAHDGRMRILEAAKALAESHVSVQGVTVSLESVAQKAGLTKPGLMYHFPSKEALMLGLVDHAAEEWAQRLRTHTGHASEELTSFERHRAYVTVATTAEVSRADYWIFSDALYHPKLSRAWSEHLGPWFDTTGLDERAVSLLTAARFCADGAWMSEATGVFPSNDLAAVHRHALALIDTAETTVDAAEAVSAPAEATSDVAEATNAAGEAEPDENESEVTE; from the coding sequence ATGGCGCATGACGGACGGATGCGAATTCTCGAAGCGGCGAAGGCTCTGGCCGAATCGCATGTTTCGGTGCAAGGGGTGACGGTCTCACTCGAGTCGGTCGCGCAGAAAGCGGGGCTGACGAAGCCGGGACTGATGTATCACTTCCCGTCCAAGGAGGCGCTCATGCTCGGCCTCGTCGACCACGCCGCCGAAGAATGGGCGCAGCGACTGCGCACACACACGGGGCACGCGAGCGAGGAACTGACAAGCTTCGAACGGCACCGCGCCTACGTCACCGTGGCCACCACCGCCGAGGTCTCCCGCGCGGACTACTGGATCTTCTCCGATGCTCTCTACCACCCGAAGCTGTCGCGGGCCTGGAGCGAGCACCTCGGCCCGTGGTTCGACACCACCGGACTCGACGAACGCGCGGTGTCTCTGCTGACCGCGGCCCGGTTCTGCGCCGACGGTGCGTGGATGTCCGAAGCCACCGGAGTGTTCCCCTCCAATGACCTCGCGGCCGTGCACCGACACGCCCTCGCGCTCATCGATACCGCTGAGACAACCGTCGATGCCGCCGAGGCAGTCAGCGCTCCCGCCGAGGCGACCAGCGATGTCGCCGAAGCAACCAATGCTGCCGGTGAGGCAGAGCCCGACGAGAACGAATCGGAGGTGACCGAATGA